From a region of the Vagococcus coleopterorum genome:
- a CDS encoding ABC transporter permease: MKKYSLLVMLLSLAGVSLFIGVQSIPVSDVFQLNDNQSLVLWSTRVPRTVSLIIAGATSAVCGLIMQHLTQNKFVSPTTAGTMDSARLGILVAMVFFPNGSTLVRSFVAFIFAFLGTVLFIQLIQRLPQKNQVMVPLVGLMFGNIVGSVVTFFAYQLELIQNMSSWLQGNFSVLSRGGYELIYLTVPLLIVAYFYAYHFTIAGMGKDLATGIGLNYQVIQLFGLGLVALASSLILVTIGGLPFLGVIIPNIVSLYFGDQMKQTIWVTAGAGSCFLIICDIISRLVIAPYEVPVSLTVGVIGSVIFIILLLKGAKK; encoded by the coding sequence ATGAAAAAATATAGTTTACTTGTGATGCTGTTGTCGTTGGCGGGAGTATCATTGTTTATTGGGGTTCAAAGTATCCCGGTGTCAGATGTTTTTCAGCTCAATGATAATCAATCATTGGTGTTATGGTCGACACGTGTGCCAAGAACGGTTAGTTTGATTATCGCCGGTGCGACAAGTGCTGTTTGTGGATTAATCATGCAACATTTGACTCAAAATAAATTTGTATCGCCAACAACTGCGGGGACAATGGATAGTGCTCGTCTTGGTATTTTAGTAGCGATGGTCTTTTTTCCAAATGGCTCAACATTAGTGCGCTCATTTGTGGCATTTATCTTTGCATTTTTAGGAACCGTGTTATTTATCCAGTTGATCCAAAGATTACCTCAAAAAAATCAAGTGATGGTTCCCCTTGTAGGTTTAATGTTTGGGAACATTGTGGGGTCTGTGGTTACTTTCTTTGCTTATCAATTAGAGTTGATTCAAAATATGTCATCATGGCTACAAGGTAATTTTTCAGTACTGTCACGTGGCGGATATGAGTTAATCTATTTAACCGTACCATTGCTAATTGTGGCTTACTTCTATGCCTATCACTTTACGATTGCTGGGATGGGAAAAGATCTCGCGACGGGAATTGGTTTGAATTATCAAGTCATTCAACTTTTTGGTTTAGGGTTGGTTGCCTTGGCGAGTAGCTTGATTTTAGTGACAATTGGTGGTTTGCCATTCTTAGGAGTTATCATTCCGAATATTGTTTCTTTGTATTTTGGAGATCAAATGAAGCAAACTATTTGGGTTACCGCAGGAGCAGGAAGTTGCTTTCTAATTATTTGTGATATCATTTCACGATTAGTGATTGCGCCATATGAGGTTCCTGTTAGTTTGACAGTAGGAGTGATTGGTAGCGTTATTTTTATTATTTTATTGTTAAAGGGGGCTAAAAAATGA
- a CDS encoding iron chelate uptake ABC transporter family permease subunit, whose product MSSLKQSILLKILCLVLVVGIFSWLFLTYNTYGNWEFALQLRGKKLLAFILVGISTAFATISFQTLTQNHFLTPSILGFDSLYIVLQTGLFFFFGNQHIELMQNNFLMFAINVLLMVGVSTILFFFLISREQENLYLLLMVGMILGTFFGSLSSFMQVMLDPNEYDKLQGKLFASFANVDVSLLQIGSVITLVVVLFLWKLSPKLDVLHLGKSQAISLGINVKRLQISLLMAISLLIAISTALVGPVTFLGFIVANLTYQFIKTYRHHILFIVGSLIGILLLVVGQFFVEQVFKWNTTMSVVIEFIGGIYFVVKILKERKTT is encoded by the coding sequence ATGAGCTCTTTAAAACAATCTATTTTATTAAAGATTCTTTGTTTAGTTCTAGTTGTGGGTATTTTTTCTTGGCTATTTTTAACATATAACACATATGGCAACTGGGAGTTTGCCTTACAGCTTAGAGGTAAAAAGTTATTGGCTTTTATATTAGTTGGTATTTCAACGGCGTTTGCGACAATTAGTTTTCAAACCTTAACGCAAAATCACTTTTTAACACCAAGTATTTTAGGGTTTGATTCCTTATATATTGTGCTGCAAACAGGCTTATTCTTTTTCTTTGGCAATCAACATATTGAGTTAATGCAAAATAATTTTTTGATGTTTGCTATTAATGTCTTATTAATGGTAGGAGTTAGCACTATTTTGTTTTTCTTTTTGATTAGTCGAGAACAAGAGAACTTATACTTATTGCTGATGGTGGGTATGATTTTAGGAACTTTTTTTGGAAGCTTAAGTTCTTTCATGCAAGTGATGCTAGATCCGAATGAATACGATAAGTTGCAAGGGAAGCTGTTTGCAAGCTTTGCAAACGTGGATGTTTCTTTATTGCAAATAGGAAGTGTTATTACTTTGGTGGTGGTCTTGTTCCTTTGGAAATTATCACCTAAGTTAGATGTCTTACACCTTGGTAAATCACAAGCTATCAGCTTAGGCATTAATGTGAAACGGTTGCAAATCAGCTTGTTAATGGCGATTAGCTTATTAATCGCTATTTCTACTGCACTGGTTGGTCCAGTGACATTTTTAGGATTTATTGTTGCGAATTTAACGTATCAATTTATTAAAACCTATCGTCATCACATTTTGTTTATAGTGGGTAGTTTAATTGGTATTTTACTATTAGTTGTAGGTCAATTCTTTGTAGAGCAAGTCTTTAAATGGAATACAACGATGAGTGTAGTGATTGAATTTATCGGTGGTATTTATTTTGTTGTTAAAATTTTAAAGGAAAGGAAGACGACATAG
- a CDS encoding ABC transporter ATP-binding protein, translating into MDIKKVSKNYGKKIVVSDVDVPLEKGKLTAFIGPNGAGKSTLLSMMSRLIEKDTGEIYIDGDEVASWKQNELAKKLSILKQANAISLKITVRDLVAFGRFPYSKGRLTKEDQTIIDQSLEHLGLVELQNEEIDTLSGGQLQRAYIAMVLAQDTDYILLDEPLNNLDMNYAVQMMKTLRDLVDNHGKTVVIVLHDINFAASYADQIVAMKHGRVFKQGPTDEVINKDVLDSLYEMNIRVCELEGKRFCLYFNES; encoded by the coding sequence ATGGATATTAAAAAAGTGTCTAAAAATTATGGTAAAAAAATAGTTGTGTCTGATGTTGACGTTCCTTTAGAGAAAGGGAAGTTAACGGCTTTTATTGGACCTAACGGGGCCGGGAAAAGTACGTTGCTTTCAATGATGAGTCGGTTGATAGAAAAAGACACGGGTGAAATTTACATTGACGGTGATGAGGTTGCTAGTTGGAAACAAAATGAATTAGCTAAGAAACTGTCAATTTTAAAGCAAGCTAATGCCATTTCTTTAAAAATAACAGTCAGGGATTTAGTGGCTTTTGGACGATTTCCATATAGTAAGGGTCGATTAACAAAAGAAGATCAAACAATCATTGATCAATCCTTAGAACATTTGGGCTTGGTTGAGTTACAAAATGAAGAAATTGACACTTTGTCAGGTGGTCAGTTGCAACGTGCTTATATTGCGATGGTATTGGCTCAAGATACGGATTATATTTTATTAGATGAGCCGCTGAATAACTTAGATATGAATTATGCTGTTCAAATGATGAAAACATTACGAGATTTAGTCGATAATCATGGAAAAACTGTGGTTATTGTTTTACATGATATTAATTTTGCTGCAAGTTATGCTGATCAAATCGTTGCAATGAAACATGGCCGAGTGTTCAAGCAAGGTCCTACGGATGAAGTCATTAATAAAGACGTTTTAGACAGTCTATATGAAATGAACATCCGTGTTTGTGAACTAGAAGGTAAACGCTTCTGTTTATACTTCAATGAATCTTAG
- a CDS encoding siderophore ABC transporter substrate-binding protein, giving the protein MTNKLFRVLSMLFLSLLVLIGCGTTEEGSKERSSNSVTVTDSTGEVSVPMNPEKVVVFDMGSLDTIKSLGKSDVVIGAPTKSIPAYLDSFKEVESVGGMKEPDLEKINQLKPDLIIISGRQESFKEDLEAIAPVLYLSVDNTKTWESTKANINTLATIFDATDIAKEKIETLEKDIATINEKASASGLKSLVTLVNEGKLSAYGEQSRFGIIHDTFGFPAVDPNIEASTHGNDVSYEYVLDKNPDVIFVIDRTKAIGGDLSKNNVAENELVKQTTAGKNEKVISLTPDVWYLSGGGIECTELMISDVEAALK; this is encoded by the coding sequence ATGACTAACAAATTGTTTAGAGTATTAAGCATGTTGTTTTTAAGTTTACTTGTTTTAATTGGTTGCGGAACAACAGAGGAAGGTTCAAAAGAACGATCATCTAACTCAGTAACTGTTACAGATAGTACAGGAGAAGTTTCAGTACCTATGAATCCAGAGAAAGTCGTTGTTTTTGATATGGGCTCATTAGATACGATTAAATCTTTAGGGAAATCAGATGTGGTTATTGGAGCACCGACTAAAAGTATTCCAGCGTATTTAGATAGTTTCAAAGAAGTTGAATCAGTTGGCGGAATGAAAGAACCTGACTTGGAAAAAATTAATCAATTAAAACCAGATTTGATTATCATTTCTGGTAGGCAAGAAAGTTTCAAAGAGGATTTAGAGGCCATCGCTCCTGTTTTATATTTATCTGTTGATAATACAAAAACGTGGGAGTCGACAAAGGCTAATATCAATACGTTAGCAACAATTTTTGATGCAACAGATATTGCGAAAGAAAAAATTGAAACACTTGAAAAAGACATTGCTACAATCAACGAGAAAGCATCTGCAAGTGGTTTGAAATCGTTGGTAACATTAGTTAATGAAGGGAAATTATCAGCTTATGGGGAACAATCACGTTTTGGGATTATTCATGATACATTTGGGTTCCCAGCTGTAGATCCTAACATAGAAGCTTCGACACATGGGAATGACGTGAGTTATGAATACGTTTTAGATAAAAATCCCGATGTTATCTTCGTTATTGATCGTACAAAAGCGATTGGTGGAGATTTATCAAAAAACAATGTTGCAGAAAATGAATTAGTTAAACAAACAACCGCAGGAAAAAATGAGAAAGTCATCTCTCTAACTCCTGATGTTTGGTACTTATCCGGTGGCGGTATTGAATGTACAGAATTGATGATTTCTGATGTTGAAGCAGCTTTAAAATAA